A single window of Strix uralensis isolate ZFMK-TIS-50842 chromosome 28, bStrUra1, whole genome shotgun sequence DNA harbors:
- the ARID5A gene encoding AT-rich interactive domain-containing protein 5A, whose translation MEQRDPQDPPATKPPEVASPEDGCEREKPVEEATPGGEKEEEEAFLVSLYKFMKDRHTPIERIPHLGFKQINLWKIYKAVEKLGAYELVTGRRLWKNVYDELGGSPGSTSAATCTRRHYERLVLPYVRHLKGEDDKPLPPSKPRKQYKVSKGTEPGEKSKRAKKEKGREQMPPDKAKPEAGAGVEAARDTPERGRAAEGGSSLAIPTPSPSGGCPGPCRPHTETYKRLFSSFYSKGNHPIMSPLAKKKLLAQVSKAESLHCHKLHCPEGRRAVSDAGPSPEPPRPVPGPHLDERRSPEPSGAQDPAPSIGSEVGPVPSASPGGRDTQACPRREDGGPAPAVFTGCFHAYRNEVLKPVSCHPLWGYFSSLKDFLEPPSAFPGRAEEQEQPQDLRNKAGQAWSGESRGAAVKACWVPPGAGFTPAAARGKRGREEETVFGPGAKLRAVSPFLKEADGRDTGAGSPGGQQGLAKPKAVVASPGYATPLPQAPDVYKGAMVRFPVSFGNPLEHLKSQGVPAAPSLSVNPFVIPAFPSPLVATSTQPSDLCRPLATGPGHYPASYESSLRHRLYPAATWHSQPTYASPHAPAFHRHAKL comes from the exons atggaGCAACGAGACCCCCAAGACCCCCCCGCCACCAAACCGCCG GAGGTCGCGAGCCCGGAGGATGGCTGCGAGCGGGAGAAGCCGGTAGAAGAAGCAACACCCGGCggtgagaaagaggaggaggaagccttCCTCGTCAGCCTCTACAAGTTCATGAAGGACCGACACACGCCCATCGAGAGGATCCCTCACCTCGGCTTCAAGCAga TTAATCTCTGGAAAATCTACAAAGCCGTGGAGAAACTGGGAGCCTACGAGCTG GTGACGGGACGGCGGCTCTGGAAGAACGTCTACGACGAGCTggggggcagccccggcagcACCAGCGCGGCCACTTGCACCCGGCGCCACTACGAGAG GCTGGTCCTCCCGTACGTGCGGCATCTCAAGGGGGAGGACGACAAGCCGCTGCCTCCCAGCAAGCCCCGCAAGCAGTACAAGGTCTCCAAGGGCACCGAACCGGGCGAGAAGAGCAAGAGGGCCAAGAAGGAGAAGGGCCGGGAGCAG ATGCCTCCGGACAAGGCGAAACCGGAGGCGGGAGCTGGCGTGGAGGCAGCGAGGGACACCCCGGAACGGGGCCGGGCAGCGGAAGGAGGGTCCAGCCTGGCCATCCCCACCCCGAGCCCCTCGGGGGGGTGTCCCGGCCCCTGCAGGCCCCACACCGAGACCTACAAGCGCCTTTTCTCCAGCTTCTACTCCAAAGGCAACCACCCCATCATGTCCCCGCTGGCCAAGAAGAAGCTGCTGGCCCAGGTGAGCAAGGCCGAGTCCTTGCACTGCCACAAACTCCACTGCCCCGAGGGCCGGCGGGCGGTGAGCGACGCTGGCCccagccccgagcccccccgGCCGGTCCCTGGCCCCCACCTGGATGAGCGGAGGAGCCCGGAACCGTCGGGAGCTCAGGATCCAGCTCCCAGCATTGGGAGCGAGGTGGGACCCGTCCCCAGCGCATCCCCCGGCGGGAGAGACACCCAGGCCTGCCCGCGGCGGGAGGACGGGGGTCCGGCACCCGCCGTCTTCACCGGCTGCTTCCACGCTTACCGCAACGAGGTGCTGAAGCCCGTCAGCTGTCACCCGCTCTGGGGGTATTTCTCCAGCTTGAAGGATTTTTTAGAGCCGCCTTCCGCCTTCCCGGGGCGagccgaggagcaggagcagccccaagACCTGCGGAACAAAGCGGGGCAGGCGTGGAGCGGGGAGAGCCGCGGAGCCGCGGTCAAAGCCTGTTGGGTGCCCCCCGGGGCCGGTTTCACCCCCGCCGCGGCCAGGGGCAAGCGCGGCCGCGAGGAGGAGACGGTTTTCGGCCCCGGCGCGAAGTTACGGGCCGTCTCCCCCTTCCTCAAGGAAGCCGACGGCAGGGACACGGGCGCCGGCTCGCCCGGTGGCCAGCAAGGGCTGGCCAAACCCAAAGCGGTGGTGGCCAGCCCCGGCTACGCCACGCCGCTGCCGCAAGCCCCGGACGTTTACAAGGGAGCGATGGTGCGTTTCCCGGTGAGCTTCGGCAACCCGCTGGAGCACCTCAAATCCCAAGGGGTGCCGGCGGCGCCGTCCCTCTCCGTCAACCCTTTCGTCATCCCCGCCTTCCCCAGCCCTTTGGTAGCCACTTCCACGCAGCCCTCCGATCTGTGCCGGCCGCTGGCGACTGGCCCAGGCCACTACCCGGCCTCCTACGAGAGCTCGCTGCGACACCGGCTCTACCCGGCGGCGACATGGCACAGCCAACCCACCTACGCCTCCCCGCACGCACCGGCCTTTCACCGCCATGCCAAGCTGTAG